Proteins from a genomic interval of Caulobacter sp. SL161:
- a CDS encoding RcnB family protein yields MKRLLLTIAAVASVAGPMALSATDAAAQDRGRWEHRDRDRDWDRDRGRDHDRGGWDRDHRGGWDRGDRWDRRDRWDRGRHNGYYYNSRWYYGPPPSAYYSHPGYRPGYSAWRRGAYLPSYYRGHGYVVSDYYRYNLRSPPRGYYWYRTGDDYVLAAIATGLIFDVIAGR; encoded by the coding sequence ATGAAGCGTCTGCTGCTGACGATCGCCGCCGTGGCGTCTGTGGCCGGCCCGATGGCCCTGAGCGCCACCGACGCCGCCGCCCAGGACCGCGGACGCTGGGAACACCGTGACCGCGACCGTGACTGGGATCGGGATCGCGGCCGAGACCACGACCGAGGCGGCTGGGATCGCGATCACCGCGGCGGCTGGGATCGTGGCGACCGCTGGGATCGTCGAGACCGCTGGGATCGCGGTCGTCACAACGGCTACTACTATAACAGCCGCTGGTACTACGGCCCGCCGCCCTCGGCTTACTACAGCCATCCCGGCTATCGCCCAGGCTACAGCGCCTGGCGTCGCGGCGCCTATCTGCCCAGCTACTATCGCGGCCATGGCTATGTCGTGAGCGACTACTATCGCTACAACCTGCGTTCGCCGCCGCGCGGCTATTACTGGTACCGCACCGGCGACGACTATGTGCTGGCGGCGATTGCGACGGGCCTGATCTTCGACGTCATCGCGGGCCGCTAG